CCGGTAGTACAACAACTCGTGGTCGTCAGTGACATCCGCTTGCCGGCAACAATACACGCTAACGGGTGTTTAATCATCGATAACAAGGTTTGCAGCGCAATAACTATCACAGGAACCGAGACCGTCATCACGAACTCAATCATGGCCGGAGGCGACAATATGGGTGATTTCCATCAAATACTCGCTAGCCTGCTGAGTACTGACAACAATGTGCGACTGACCGCCgaggtaaattaatatttttcactgtAAGTCGATTATGGAATGGGTGGCCGTTTATTCCTCATTACCTCAAGGGTTGTGGTAGTTGTTCGAGTCCCTCGTTTGTCTCCAATGCCTAGTGTATAATCTGTTTATCATTGCATTTATTCATTGAATAAGTAATTTGAACTATAAGGTATAATGTGTGCGTTTGAAAACTGTTATTTCtcttaaattttgtaatgttTCCACTGATTGTCTGTTTAAGTCTGAGTATCAATATTGTGAATACTCGTCAACTACTTgttgattttgatttaatttgtgttaacaactgaaattatatatatctactttAATCTTCTCATGGATTTCTTAAATGTAACTTTTGTTACATGGTATTGCAAATTTGTTTGTTGTTATGATTTAGTagaaatacctaattatttttatttatttttttatttcaatttttattcagtaatcattattatttagaacgtGATATTGTTTTACTTAAGTTTGAAGTTTCTAGATTAGACCATTAAAAGGTTTAATTTAAGCCAAGTTTCCATTTAACTGTTTCATGTTgtgttttttacaaatataaaataaataattggttaCAAGTTACTTATAAGTTGAGCTATATTCAACTACATGGTACTGTAGGATAGTGGTAATTCAGTTCAATACTCTGTTCACTGAGAGAATAGTATCTCTGCACATACAactgacaaaaattaaatttgtcccTATTCGAAAGCAACTGGTGGTAAGGGGGTGGCCTAACTGTTTCGTGCTATAGTGGGAAGAAACAATGAGTTTTAATCTGCAGCACAGCACTTTACTCTCTATGAATagagtatattttaacatttttttttttaatagttaaatgattttcattaaaatatttcctttaaattaaatgaatccAATAAACTTGGTttcagtttaattaaattattctatttttttttttatcccttATGAACTATAtactttagtatataatagacTTTTCTaagataactattaaattacctCTACTTATTAGGTTATATGGATGGTAAactgtaattgttttttttattttatacttgaatttatattataacatttttttttctttttaggaAACGTATCAAGCGTTACCTTTAGAAACAAAAgtatcatatttattcaatgCTGTACAAAATCAAGCCGGTGATATAGATGAAAAACAAGTGGCAGCTGTAATGTTGCGTAGGCTTATGGCTAATGAATTCATGGATTTTTATTCTCATGTTAGttctttttttacttaaatgtatggatttatttgtttttttttaactaacttttaattttagttgtcACCTGAAAATCAGaaacagtttaaaaacaatttgttattaagcgtaaataatgaaaaaaatgacatATTACGTAGACGCATGTGTGATGTTGCTTCCGAGGTAGCTAGAAATCAGCTGGATGATGATGGTAATAACAGCTGGCcagaatttttgaatttcctGTTTCAATGTGCTAATTCTCCTTCAAATGATATGAAAGATTCTGCGCTTAGAATGTTCACGTTAGTAAAGCATTTttgatacttaaattaaaatttgtcttttactaatttttttcatatattagaAATGTACCTGGGGTTTTTGGTAATCaacaatcaaattatttgGTTGTGATAAAACAAATGCTTCAACAATCATTAAATGTACCTGATTCAAATGTAAGTCTTAACAGCTATtagttgtttataaatttcacttattcatttttttttttttataggtacaagTACAAGCTGTGAAAGCTATTTGTGCTTTCATATTACATCATGATAAAGTTatagaaattcaaaaacaatttactgATTTATTACCAAACATGATGAGAGTAAggctttataaataattgaataaaataaaaaaactactgtattttgtttttatagataacAAATGAAAGCTTAATAGCTGAAGAAGATGATTCTTTGATTAAACTATTGGTTGAATTAGCTGAAAATGCACCAAAGTTTTTAAGATCTCAGTTGTCAAATATTGTAGAAATGTGTTTGAGGGtaatttaattcttttatgtaaatattgttcagagttatattattaatatttttagtatcttGGAAACGAAGAGGCAAGTGAATCATACCGCCAGATGTGCCTTGAAGTAATTGTTACATTAGCTGAAACAGCTCCAGCAATGATGCGTAAAGAGTCATCTAAGTATATCATACAGTTAATTGGACAGGTATTAGAACTTATGGCTACTGTGGAAGATGATGATGATTGGGGTACTCAAGATGATCCAGATGAAACTGACCAAGAAAGGTATTACTACTTTTATTGGCAATTCATTCTTTATcgtgcattttaatatttcaaagtatCTAATgtgtttgtgtattatttgttttaagtatgAGTGTTATAGCTGAATCTGCACTGGACAGACTAGCTTGTGGTCTTGGTGGTAAAACAATGTTGCCacatatattaagtaatgtCTCATCAATGTTAGCCAATCCAAGTTGgaaatataggtaaaaaatataatttggatatattttatttctttatatttatccaattattttaatattttagacatgCTGCATTGATGGCAATATCAGCTGTAGGCGAAGGTTGTCATAAACAAATGTTGCCTATGCTCCCAGAAATTTTGGATGGAATTTTAACTTTCTTACAAGATCCAgtaagtaatttaatgttacaacttacaattcaaaataatgttatcgctaatgttattattatttgtttagcaTCCTAGAGTAAGATATTCAATGTGCAATGCAATAGGACAGATGGCAGCAGACTTTGCTCCcacgtttcaaaaaaaattccatGACAAAATTGTGCCTGCTATATTACTGTTACTTGAAGATAATTTGAATCCTAGAGTACAAGCACATGcaggtaaattatattgttaataaattataatctacttaaattaaaatgttattcaatattttcaatataattattaattgtagttATCTTAATAgataatgaaatatacaaaattagtaaaaattgtagtcggaaaaaatgtaattcaatacaaggaaaaacatttaatttttggaattaaGTTATCATAGATTTATGACTTCattcatcaaaaatatttatatttgtgtattaggAGGAGAAaatgatatcataataataactgtataatattgaaatattataatttataaacctaatttattattttaattttaatattccttGTTtcgactataattattttttatcatataaattagtattaattgtaattagttTTAGgcgttttaaatttagatatattagttatttctattattagatgtgtaattatttttaatataataaattaatgatattgaatttttaaattatttttaggagCTGCTCTTGTAAACTTTTGCGAAGATTGCCCAAAAAGAACACTTTTATCTTACATGGATCTGATTATGGTAAAACTTGAAAGTATATTGCAAGCCCGTATTGCTGATCTTGTGAAAGGTGGTGGTAGACGACTAGTATTAGAGCAAATGGTAACCACTATTGCATCTGTAGCTGACACATGCGAAGgagattttgttaaattttatgacCATCTTATGCCATGCTTAAAAGAAATCATTCGTAATGCTGTTGCTCCTGAATTAAAGCTGTTGAGAGGCAAAACAATAGAATGTGTTAGCTTGATAGGTTTGGCTGTTGGACAAGAGAAagtaagttaattaataattataacatttattttattgaaatgtataaaattgtgttCTATGTAGTTTTTGGCGGACGCTAGTGTTATAATGGATTTAATGCTGGCAACACATAACAAAGATGAGAAACTCTCAGAAGATGATCCACAAACTTCATACTTAATATCATCGTGGGCTCGAATGTGTAAAGTGATGGGTATgtgttattcaattaattgtgttttaattattaataaagaacAATTTAATAGGTCAACAATTTGAACAGTATCTTCCTTTGGTGATTGGTCCGGTAATGGCTGCGGCTTCATTAAAACCTGAAGTTGCATTGTTAGATAATGATGACATGAGTAATATGACTGACAATAGCGAATGGCAGTTTGTACCCCTAGGGGAACAGCAAAACTTTGGTATTAAGACTTCAGGTCTAGAAGACAAGGCATCAGCCTGTGAAATGCTTGTATGTTATGCACGAGAATTGAAAACTGGTTTTGCACCCTATGCAGAAGATGTTGTTAAACTTATGGTgcctttattaaaattttatttccatGATAATGTTCGGATTGCTGCAGCTCAAAGCATGCCTAGCCTTTTGGAGTGTGCAGAAATAAGAGGTATGTTAAGAAATTAATTCCTGAGCTACTATACCAGTGTTTCTCAACCGGTGTGTCGCCGGggaagtattaatattaaatgtacaaacCTTGTTGActctatatttacaaaaattaataagtatttttattgtgtgtcacaaagtatgaatatttttaatagtgtgTTGCCATAATACAAAGGTTGAGAAACACTGTATTATACActaacttttttctttttgtctCATATCAACAATAGAGTGGACCTTAGTTATTGTCTTCTCTAGAAGATGTAAaaggataaatatttttaatttcttcctttaaataataaacaataatgttatcaaATCAACTGTTGAATTGTAattgtcaaattttaattttatataatagactaaaaaaaaaaaaaacaaattatttggtAGTGTAGTAAGAAGCATTTATAGTATCTATTTAGCCAGTGATTCTTAACCTTATATGACATGTGATCcacttaaaaattttctttaaccataattctccgagttatttaattaaaaatatatcatttttaatattaatatattttcctaaaatgtatttacatatttatttttaatataatattttttatgagttgGTGTTTGGACATCTccctttatatttatagattatggttttatataagataaaagAAGAAATTTgagaatatgttttataattatttagttaaatggGACACTGAGTTCTATAggtcattaattaatatttttgaagggcCATATTAGGGATCTGAATATTTTTTGCAGGTCATCAAAGttctaattacatatttttaacacttaataaaacaataggtattattttaaaattggatgTAAtgagaacaatatttttttatttatgatttgctATTGCTCATAAAGTTACAAacattaagaatataattaatattagtatattacaaatatttgaaaaaacttaaaataaaaatgaattataaatacaataaaatagatagCTGTAAAGTAAGAAAAATGATCAACCAATATACCAACTGTTGTTGGTAAAatccaataatttataacgaaaataataatttacaacaatCACTTATAATGTTGCCGTAATATGtgttgtgtataatgtataatatttaagtaaattgtcctgttttaaaatttaaagatttgttgttgattagtattagtattaagTTCAATGTGTTTCATcctctttataatttattatttacaaattatttttgtttgtaacaGGACCAGAATATTTGCAACATATGTGGGGTTATATTTGTCCTGAACTTTTACAAGCTATTGAATCTGAACCTGAACCAGATGTTAGTGCTGAGATGTATGATGCATTAGGAaaagtaaataacttaaaataattattatagtttaatatattttaattgttatatttatttttttaatgtaattttaagtgCATAGAATTATTGGGAACAGGATGTTTATCAGACAAATGGATGAAAGATCTATTGCAtactttggaaaaaaatttaaattctcacTTTGAAAATGAAGCTCAACGTTTTGAAAGACGCAAAGATGAAGATTACGATGAGGTGTGAATTTAtgagatttttttgttaatttattattgtaagtttttaatgtaaactgtatattattaggttGTAGAGGAAAGACTAGCTTTGGAAGATACTGATGATGTCTACAAATTAAGCAAAATGACTGACATTCTGCATGCTCTTTTTGTTACTTTTAAAACAGACTTCTTTCAGTATTTTGATCTTATTGTACAACAATTTGCTAAACTATTGGTAAGA
This sequence is a window from Rhopalosiphum maidis isolate BTI-1 chromosome 1, ASM367621v3, whole genome shotgun sequence. Protein-coding genes within it:
- the LOC113560924 gene encoding importin-5, which encodes MAGGDNMGDFHQILASLLSTDNNVRLTAEETYQALPLETKVSYLFNAVQNQAGDIDEKQVAAVMLRRLMANEFMDFYSHLSPENQKQFKNNLLLSVNNEKNDILRRRMCDVASEVARNQLDDDGNNSWPEFLNFLFQCANSPSNDMKDSALRMFTNVPGVFGNQQSNYLVVIKQMLQQSLNVPDSNVQVQAVKAICAFILHHDKVIEIQKQFTDLLPNMMRITNESLIAEEDDSLIKLLVELAENAPKFLRSQLSNIVEMCLRYLGNEEASESYRQMCLEVIVTLAETAPAMMRKESSKYIIQLIGQVLELMATVEDDDDWGTQDDPDETDQESMSVIAESALDRLACGLGGKTMLPHILSNVSSMLANPSWKYRHAALMAISAVGEGCHKQMLPMLPEILDGILTFLQDPHPRVRYSMCNAIGQMAADFAPTFQKKFHDKIVPAILLLLEDNLNPRVQAHAGAALVNFCEDCPKRTLLSYMDLIMVKLESILQARIADLVKGGGRRLVLEQMVTTIASVADTCEGDFVKFYDHLMPCLKEIIRNAVAPELKLLRGKTIECVSLIGLAVGQEKFLADASVIMDLMLATHNKDEKLSEDDPQTSYLISSWARMCKVMGQQFEQYLPLVIGPVMAAASLKPEVALLDNDDMSNMTDNSEWQFVPLGEQQNFGIKTSGLEDKASACEMLVCYARELKTGFAPYAEDVVKLMVPLLKFYFHDNVRIAAAQSMPSLLECAEIRGPEYLQHMWGYICPELLQAIESEPEPDVSAEMYDALGKCIELLGTGCLSDKWMKDLLHTLEKNLNSHFENEAQRFERRKDEDYDEVVEERLALEDTDDVYKLSKMTDILHALFVTFKTDFFQYFDLIVQQFAKLLDSDKSASDHQWGLCVFDDLIEFCGPGCAKYQEYFLRPMVGYVTDINSEVRQAAIYGCGVLGMCGGPSFAGVCAEIMPFLLQVINNSEARSAENISATENAVSAIAKILEFNSSAVNVNEILPLWLCNLPVCEDTDEAPFVYGYLCKLIENHHPLVLGQNNSNIPSLIRIIAEAFLRDAIDRSHTVAQRMIMIVNGIQTNQEVFNACLAVLNPEQMKVLQSLIMANN